In the genome of Triticum urartu cultivar G1812 chromosome 5, Tu2.1, whole genome shotgun sequence, one region contains:
- the LOC125511634 gene encoding chaperone protein ClpB2, chloroplastic gives MATAPPPALAADLHISYPAAAPAPAVAAAAWGSSRRAAGPSSTRVALRAARGRGRVAPVVGTGRTALSVRCNASSRDGRITQQEFTEMAWQSIVLAPEVAKESKHQIVETEHLMKSLLEQRNGLARRIFSKAGVDNTRLLDATEKYIQRQPKVLGEDPGSMLGRDLEALIQRARNFKKEYGDSFVSVEHIVLGFADDKRFGRQLFKDFQITVEALKTAIESIRGKQNVIDQDPEGKYEALDKYGKDLTAMARQGKLDPVIGRDDEIRRCIQILSRRTKNNPVLIGEPGVGKTAIAEGLAQRIVQGDVPQALTNRRLITLDMGALIAGAKYRGEFEDRLKAVLKEVTDSDGQVVLFIDEIHTVVGAGATSGAMDAGNLLKPMLGRGELRCIGATTLDEYRKYIEKDPALERRFQQVYVDQPTVEDTVSILRGLRERYELHHGVRISDSALVAAALLSDRYISGRFLPDKAIDLVDESAAKLKMEITSKPTALDEIDRSVLKLEMERLSLTNDTDKASRDRLSRIEAELALLKERQKGLTEQWEHEKSVMTKIQSIKEEIDRLNVEIQQAEREYDLNRAAELKYGSLNALQRDLQKTEDELNEYQSSGKSMLREEVTQDDIAEIVSRWTGIPVSKLKQSDREKLLYLEDELHKRVVGQDPAVKAVAEAIQRSRAGLSDPNRPIASFMFMGPTGVGKTELAKALASFMFNTEDAVVRIDMSEYMEKHSVSRLIGAPPGYVGYEEGGQLTEAVRRRPYSVVLFDEIEKAHSDVFNVFLQILDDGRVTDSQGRKVSFTNSIIIMTSNVGSQYILNMDEEAGVTDSAYESMKKRVMDAARSVFRPEFMNRVDEYIVFKPLERKQINSIVKLQLARVQKRIADRKIKLDVSPAAIEFLGSLGYDPNYGARPVKRVLQQYVENELAKGILRGEFKDEDSISVDTQVTVPSNGQLPQQKLVFRKTNEESKPAAAQDEKFLPTV, from the exons AtggccaccgcgccgccgcccgcgctcgcCGCCGACCTCCACATCTCCTACCCGGCCGCCGCTCCGGCCCCGGCCGTCGCCGCCGCGGCGTGGGGCAGCAGCAGGAGGGCGGCGGGCCCGTCGTCGACCCGCGTCGCGCTCAGGGCGGCGAGAGGACGGGGACGGGTCGCTCCGGTGGTGGGAACCGGGCGGACGGCGCTCTCCGTCAGGTGCAACGCCAGCTCCCGGGACGGGAGG ATTACACAACAAGAGTTTACTGAGATGGCATGGCAATCGATTGTTTTGGCACCTGAAGTGGCCAAAGAAAGCAAACACCAGATTGTGGAGACTGAACATTTGATGAAATCCTTGTTGGAGCAAAGGAATGGGCTTGCCCGTCGAATCTTTTCCAAAGCTGGAGTTGACAACACAAGGCTTCTCGATGCCACAGAGAAGTACATCCAGCGGCAGCCTAAG GTATTAGGTGAAGATCCTGGTTCGATGTTGGGGCGTGACTTGGAAGCTCTGATACAGAGAGCAAGAAACTTTAAGAAAGAGTATGGTGATTCATTTGTCTCAGTTGAACATATTGTTCTTGGTTTTGCGGATGATAAGCGATTTGGAAGACAGCTGTTCAAGGACTTCCAGATCACTGTAGAAGCCTTGAAAACAGCTATTGAATCCATAAGAGGGAAGCAAAATGTAATTGATCAAG ACCCTGAGGGCAAGTATGAAGCTTTGGACAAATATGGAAAGGACCTGACAGCTATGGCACGTCAGGGGAAGCTTGACCCTGTTATAGGAAGAGATGATGAAATCCGTAGGTGCATCCAGATTCTGTCTCGGAGAACAAAGAATAATCCTGTTTTGATTGGTGAACCTGGTGTGGGAAAAACAGCCATAGCTGAAGG GCTTGCTCAGAGGATAGTGCAAGGAGATGTCCCACAAGCACTGACAAACCGTCGA CTAATTACACTTGACATGGGTGCTTTGATTGCTGGTGCAAAATATAGAGGAGAATTTGAGGATAGGCTGAAGGCTGTACTTAAAGAAGTCACAGATTCTGATGGACAGGTCGTTCTCTTCATTGACGAGATTCACACTGTTGTCGGAGCAG GTGCCACTTCTGGTGCAATGGACGCTGGCAATCTTCTGAAACCAATGCTTGGAAGAGGGGAGCTACGTTGCATTGGCGCAACAACCCTCGATGAGTACCGCAAATATATTGAGAAAGACCCAGCACTGGAACGCCGCTTCCAACAAGTGTATGTTGATCAACCAACAGTTGAAGATACAGTGTCAATACTCCGAGGATTACGTGAGAGATATGAATTGCACCATGGGGTCCGCATATCAGACAGTGCTCTTGTTGCTGCCGCTCTTTTATCAGATCGTTACATCAGCGGACGATTTTTGCCTGACAAAG CAATTGATTTGGTCGATGAATCAGCTGCCAAGTTGAAAATGGAGATAACATCAAAGCCGACTGCTCTGGACGAGATTGATCGTTCTGTGCTTAAACTTGAAATGGAACGTCTCTCACTAACAAATGATACAGACAAAGCATCAAGAGACAGACTATCTCGCATTGAAGCAGAATTGGCACTTTTGAAAGAAAGGCAGAAGGGACTGACAGAGCAGTGGGAGCATGAGAAGTCGGTGATGACAAAGATCCAATCTATTAAGGAAGAG ATTGACAGGTTAAATGTTGAGATCCAGCAGGCCGAGCGTGAGTATGATCTCAATCGTGCTGCTGAACTGAAGTATGGTAGTCTGAATGCATTGCAGCGGGATCTTCAAAAAACAGAGGATGAGCTAAATGAATATCAAAGTTCTGGGAAATCCATGCTAAGAGAAGAGGTGACCCAAGATGATATTGCAGAGATCGTGAGCAGGTGGACGGGGATTCCGGTTTCCAAGTTAAAGCAATCCGACAGAGAAAAACTGCTGTATCTCGAGGACGAACTGCACAAGCGTGTAGTGGGGCAGGATCCTGCAGTCAAAGCAGTTGCAGAGGCCATTCAGAGATCCAGAGCTGGTTTGTCCGATCCAAACCGGCCCATTGCCAGCTTCATGTTCATGGGACCTACAGGAGTGGGCAAAACAGAATTGGCAAAGGCCCTTGCTTCTTTTATGTTCAACACTGAGGATGCTGTTGTCCGGATTGACATGAGCGAGTATATGGAGAAACACTCGGTCTCAAGACTGATTGGCGCACCACCAGGTTATGTCGGGTATGAAGAGGGTGGTCAGCTCACAGAGGCTGTCCGTAGAAGGCCATACTCTGTGGTCTTGTTTGATGAGATTGAGAAAGCCCATTCAGATGTCTTCAATGTTTTCCTGCAAATATTGGATGACGGCAGGGTTACAGACTCGCAGGGCCGGAAGGTGAGCTTCACCAATAGTATCATTATCATGACATCCAATGTTGGTTCGCAGTACATATTGAATATGGATGAAGAAGCTGGAGTGACTGATTCGGCCTACGAGAGTATGAAGAAGAGGGTGATGGATGCTGCAAGATCTGTTTTCCGTCCTGAGTTCATGAATCGTGTAGACGAGTACATCGTCTTTAAGCCTCTTGAGAGGAAGCAGATAAACAGCATTGTCAAATTACAG TTGGCAAGAGTGCAGAAGAGGATCGCCGACCGCAAGATCAAACTTGATGTCTCACCGGCAGCAATTGAGTTCCTGGGAAGCCTTGGCTACGACCCCAACTACGGCGCCAGGCCGGTGAAGCGGGTGCTTCAGCAGTACGTGGAGAACGAACTGGCCAAGGGTATCCTCAGAGGCGAGTTCAAGGATGAGGACAGCATCTCCGTCGACACTCAGGTGACGGTGCCGTCCAATGGCCAGCTCCCACAGCAGAAGCTTGTCTTCCGGAAGACGAACGAGGAATCCAAGCCGGCTGCTGCTCAAGATGAGAAGTTCCTGCCGACAGTCTGA